A DNA window from Alicyclobacillus vulcanalis contains the following coding sequences:
- the hemL gene encoding glutamate-1-semialdehyde 2,1-aminomutase, giving the protein MVGERSKQAFARAERVLVGGVNSPVRAFRAVGGTPFFANRGEGPYLYDIDGNRYIDYLMSWGPLIWGHAHPEIVRAIAETAARGTSFGVPTELETEMAEEIVELVPSVEKVRMVSSGTEATMSAIRLARAATGRSYIVKCIGCYHGHADPFLVKAGSGVAALGLPDSPGVPSSVAERTLTVPYNDAVAMERLFADRGDEIAAVILEPVAGNMGCVLPRPGYLEAVREITRRHGALLIFDEVITGFRVGLGGAQARFGVIPDLTTFGKVIGAGLPVGAYGGRRDLMSLVAPEGPVYQAGTLSGNPLAMAAGLTSIRMLKRAAQEGAYDRLERYGRRLADAFCDLASKHGLNATGHAIGGMFGLFFHEGPIVDFESAKASDSSLYAAFFHEMLKEGVSLAPAQLESGFMSMVHGEDEIEQTIAAMERVFPRIAGKRG; this is encoded by the coding sequence ATGGTCGGAGAGCGTTCGAAGCAGGCATTTGCTCGCGCGGAGCGTGTGCTGGTGGGAGGCGTCAATTCTCCGGTGCGGGCGTTTCGCGCGGTGGGCGGCACGCCGTTTTTCGCCAATCGCGGCGAAGGGCCGTACTTGTACGACATCGACGGGAACCGCTATATCGATTATCTGATGAGCTGGGGGCCGCTCATCTGGGGGCACGCTCACCCCGAAATCGTGCGCGCCATTGCCGAGACGGCTGCGCGCGGGACCAGCTTCGGCGTGCCCACGGAGCTCGAGACCGAGATGGCGGAGGAGATCGTCGAACTGGTGCCTTCGGTCGAGAAGGTGCGCATGGTCTCGAGCGGGACGGAGGCCACCATGAGCGCCATCCGCCTCGCGCGGGCGGCCACGGGCCGGTCGTACATCGTCAAGTGCATCGGGTGTTACCACGGCCACGCGGACCCGTTCCTCGTCAAGGCCGGATCGGGCGTAGCGGCGCTCGGGCTGCCCGATTCCCCAGGCGTGCCGTCTTCGGTCGCGGAGCGCACCTTGACCGTGCCGTACAACGACGCGGTGGCGATGGAGCGGCTGTTTGCCGATCGCGGCGACGAGATCGCGGCCGTCATCCTGGAGCCGGTCGCAGGCAACATGGGCTGCGTTCTGCCGCGGCCGGGGTATTTGGAGGCCGTGCGCGAGATCACGCGCCGCCACGGCGCCTTGCTCATCTTTGACGAAGTCATCACGGGCTTTCGCGTCGGATTGGGCGGCGCCCAGGCGCGCTTTGGCGTCATCCCAGATCTCACGACATTCGGCAAGGTCATCGGAGCGGGCCTGCCGGTTGGGGCCTACGGCGGTCGCCGCGACCTCATGTCCCTCGTCGCACCGGAGGGCCCCGTCTATCAGGCGGGCACGCTCTCCGGCAATCCGCTCGCCATGGCGGCAGGTTTAACCTCCATTCGGATGCTGAAGCGCGCGGCGCAGGAGGGCGCCTATGATCGGCTTGAGCGCTACGGGCGCAGGCTGGCAGACGCGTTTTGTGATTTAGCCTCGAAGCACGGATTGAACGCGACAGGCCACGCCATCGGCGGCATGTTTGGCCTATTCTTCCACGAGGGTCCCATCGTGGACTTTGAGAGCGCCAAGGCGTCCGATTCGTCCCTCTACGCGGCGTTCTTTCACGAGATGCTGAAGGAAGGCGTGTCCTTGGCGCCGGCGCAATTGGAGAGCGGCTTCATGTCGATGGTGCACGGAGAGGACGAGATCGAGCAGACCATCGCGGCCATGGAGCGCGTCTTTCCGAGAATTGCGGGGAAACGAGGCTGA
- the hemB gene encoding porphobilinogen synthase, protein MSQFRRHRRLRRTPFLRDLVREHRVHADDLVYPMFVEEGLQGTSPISSMPGIARYGLDALRREIVALSELGLKSVILFGIPREKDELSSSAYHEHGVVQEAIRAIRAENPDLVIMTDVCLCEYNPLGQCGLVRDGKIVNDPTLELLAKTAVSHAQAGADIVAPSDMMDGRVAAIRQALDAHGYEDVIVLSYAVKYASSFYGPFREAADSAPQFGDRKSYQMDPANGREAMREARSDLEEGADMIMVKPALAYMDVTARLREAVDVPIATYNVSGEYSMVKAAAGHGWIDERAVVMEMMTSFKRAGADLILTYHAPDVLRWLREEAR, encoded by the coding sequence ATGAGCCAGTTTCGCCGTCACCGCCGCTTGCGCCGCACCCCCTTTTTGCGCGATCTCGTCCGGGAGCACCGCGTGCACGCGGACGATCTCGTGTACCCGATGTTCGTCGAGGAGGGCCTCCAAGGCACGTCTCCCATCTCGTCCATGCCGGGAATCGCCCGCTACGGGCTTGACGCGCTGCGCCGCGAGATTGTCGCGCTATCGGAGCTCGGCCTGAAGTCGGTGATTCTCTTCGGCATTCCGCGCGAAAAGGACGAACTTTCCTCGTCCGCTTACCACGAGCACGGCGTCGTGCAGGAGGCGATTCGCGCGATTCGTGCGGAGAACCCGGATTTGGTCATCATGACGGACGTGTGCCTCTGCGAGTACAATCCGCTCGGCCAATGCGGCTTGGTTCGCGATGGGAAGATTGTGAACGACCCGACGCTCGAGCTGTTGGCCAAGACAGCCGTATCGCACGCCCAGGCGGGGGCCGATATCGTCGCGCCATCTGACATGATGGACGGGCGGGTGGCGGCGATCCGCCAGGCGCTCGACGCGCACGGTTACGAGGACGTGATCGTGCTCTCGTACGCGGTGAAATACGCCTCGTCGTTCTACGGGCCATTTCGCGAAGCGGCCGACTCCGCGCCCCAGTTCGGCGATCGCAAGAGCTATCAGATGGACCCCGCCAACGGCCGCGAGGCGATGCGCGAGGCGAGGTCGGACCTCGAAGAGGGAGCCGACATGATCATGGTGAAGCCGGCGCTCGCGTACATGGACGTGACGGCTCGCCTGCGCGAGGCGGTGGACGTGCCCATCGCGACCTACAACGTGAGTGGCGAGTACAGCATGGTCAAGGCCGCGGCTGGGCACGGTTGGATCGACGAGCGGGCCGTCGTGATGGAGATGATGACGTCGTTCAAGCGCGCGGGCGCCGACTTGATCTTGACGTACCATGCGCCCGACGTGCTTCGCTGGCTGCGCGAAGAGGCGCGCTGA
- a CDS encoding uroporphyrinogen-III synthase has protein sequence MARPPVIVTQSGDRGASLAATLRRRGFAAEHVPLVETVTRIDAVRRLPHAASGPAAWVFTSAAAIRAIRSFEPAAERLRAAPFAFALGEATWRELRAVHNRAHHFPGVRGASEFADRLIASCPPSLDFVFPCGNLALEALPDALRRAGRRVEAWMVYDTLLRPEAVERLAAQKGGVVVLFSPSAVAAIGAHPSRGEWLASGRFVFLPFGQTTAKALDELGVWHLDPPPEPSHEALLGYLETLYPMGA, from the coding sequence GTGGCGCGCCCTCCCGTCATCGTGACCCAGTCAGGAGATCGCGGTGCCTCGCTCGCTGCCACCCTTCGCCGCCGCGGTTTTGCCGCGGAACATGTGCCTCTGGTGGAGACGGTGACGCGCATCGACGCCGTGCGGCGGCTCCCTCACGCGGCATCGGGCCCCGCGGCGTGGGTGTTCACGTCGGCGGCCGCCATACGCGCCATCCGATCCTTTGAACCCGCCGCCGAGCGGCTGCGGGCGGCGCCCTTCGCGTTCGCGCTCGGGGAAGCGACGTGGCGGGAGCTCCGCGCCGTCCACAACCGCGCGCATCATTTTCCAGGCGTGCGCGGCGCTTCGGAGTTTGCCGATCGCCTCATCGCGTCGTGCCCTCCCTCGCTTGACTTTGTGTTTCCTTGCGGAAACCTCGCGCTCGAGGCGCTTCCCGACGCCCTGCGCCGCGCCGGACGGCGCGTGGAAGCGTGGATGGTGTACGACACGCTTCTTCGTCCCGAGGCGGTAGAACGGCTGGCCGCACAGAAAGGCGGCGTGGTCGTCCTGTTCAGCCCGTCCGCCGTAGCTGCCATCGGGGCGCACCCCTCTCGCGGCGAATGGTTGGCATCGGGGCGCTTTGTCTTTTTACCCTTTGGCCAGACGACGGCCAAAGCCCTCGACGAGCTCGGCGTCTGGCATCTCGATCCTCCGCCAGAGCCGTCGCATGAAGCGCTGCTCGGCTATCTCGAGACCTTATATCCCATGGGAGCGTGA
- the hemC gene encoding hydroxymethylbilane synthase, with product MRTLRVATRRSALALTQTKHVISLLKQVVQDAEFDLVPIRTRGDEIVDRALAEVGGKGLFVGEIEDAIARADADLAVHSLKDVPFALRDGLVIGAVPRREDPRDALISRTGGGLASLPPGARVGTSSLRRQAALRRVRPDLQVEALRGNVDTRLGRLDEGRFDAIVLAASGLHRLGLAHRITEYLPTDSFVPAVGQGALAVECRADDAELLRHLRAIDDPETARSVEAERAFLARLEGGCQVPMGAYAEAFGRELRLVAFVADPAGQGHLQVERTGTDPRALGTEVAEEMLRQGAAAWLKPSRGD from the coding sequence TTGCGCACCTTACGCGTCGCGACGAGGCGGAGCGCGCTCGCGCTCACGCAGACGAAACACGTGATCAGTCTCTTGAAGCAGGTGGTGCAAGACGCCGAATTCGATCTCGTCCCCATCCGCACGCGGGGTGACGAGATCGTCGACCGGGCGCTGGCCGAGGTCGGTGGCAAGGGGCTGTTTGTCGGCGAGATTGAGGACGCCATCGCTCGGGCGGACGCCGATCTCGCCGTGCACAGTCTCAAAGACGTGCCCTTTGCGCTGCGCGACGGCCTGGTCATCGGAGCCGTGCCCCGCCGCGAGGATCCGAGGGACGCCCTCATCAGCCGAACGGGGGGCGGCCTCGCCAGCCTGCCGCCCGGCGCGCGCGTGGGGACAAGCAGCCTGCGCAGGCAGGCGGCGCTTCGCCGTGTTCGCCCCGATTTGCAGGTGGAGGCTTTGCGCGGCAACGTCGACACGCGGCTCGGGCGGCTCGACGAGGGGCGTTTTGACGCCATTGTCCTGGCGGCGAGCGGGCTCCATCGCTTGGGCTTAGCCCACCGGATCACGGAATACCTGCCGACCGATTCGTTCGTCCCCGCGGTGGGCCAGGGGGCGCTGGCCGTCGAATGCCGGGCGGACGACGCCGAGCTGTTGCGCCATCTGCGCGCCATCGACGACCCGGAGACGGCGCGATCGGTCGAAGCGGAGCGCGCCTTTCTCGCGAGGCTGGAGGGTGGCTGCCAGGTGCCGATGGGCGCGTACGCAGAGGCGTTTGGGCGCGAGTTGCGCCTCGTCGCCTTCGTGGCCGATCCGGCCGGCCAAGGCCACCTGCAGGTGGAGCGCACCGGGACCGACCCCCGCGCGCTCGGCACCGAGGTGGCAGAGGAAATGCTGCGTCAAGGCGCAGCCGCCTGGCTCAAGCCGAGTCGGGGGGATTGA